A genomic window from Alphaproteobacteria bacterium includes:
- the rmuC gene encoding DNA recombination protein RmuC, with protein MTGLELIIGLVLGGLVFAGGFFAGYQLSKATKGEAAAQFSDLANRIFEERNKKFKEDSKESLGAVLGPLRQDLESFRKKVEESYGEEAKERRSLRNEVRSIVLQTEGLTNALKGNSKVQGDLGEMLLEKLLEDSGLQAGANYSRQESLRDEEGALLRPDYIINMPDGRHVIIDAKMPLTHYERYAAADNEDDRKAHGAELLKAIEAHVKNLAGKEYFNLPGTQSPDFVLMFVPLEGAFMLALQTDPALHGRAWERRVIIVSATTLMATLRTVGAMWRLEGQNRNAQEIARQAGGIYDKFAGFMEKMQDVEKSIKAAGNAYDAALERLTTGRGNVAARLQKLKALGAKTAKSMPDTLQVDDEDDDGEDQARRRIDSAA; from the coding sequence ATGACGGGGCTGGAGCTGATTATCGGGCTGGTTTTGGGCGGGCTTGTATTCGCGGGCGGTTTTTTTGCGGGCTACCAGCTTTCAAAAGCCACGAAGGGGGAAGCGGCGGCCCAGTTCAGCGACCTCGCCAACCGGATATTCGAAGAACGCAACAAGAAGTTCAAGGAAGACAGCAAGGAAAGCCTCGGTGCCGTGCTCGGCCCGCTGCGGCAGGATCTTGAAAGCTTCCGCAAGAAGGTCGAGGAAAGCTACGGCGAGGAAGCCAAGGAGCGCCGCTCGCTCCGCAACGAGGTGCGCAGCATCGTTCTGCAAACCGAAGGCCTCACCAATGCGCTCAAGGGCAACAGCAAGGTACAGGGCGATCTTGGCGAAATGCTGCTTGAGAAACTTCTTGAAGATAGCGGCCTGCAGGCGGGCGCGAACTACAGCAGGCAGGAAAGCTTGCGCGACGAAGAAGGCGCGCTGCTGCGCCCCGATTATATCATCAACATGCCGGACGGACGGCATGTGATTATCGATGCCAAGATGCCGCTGACGCATTACGAACGCTATGCCGCCGCAGATAACGAAGATGATCGCAAGGCGCATGGCGCGGAATTGCTCAAGGCTATCGAAGCACATGTGAAGAACCTTGCGGGCAAGGAATATTTCAACCTGCCCGGCACGCAATCGCCCGATTTTGTTTTAATGTTCGTGCCGCTGGAAGGCGCCTTCATGCTGGCGCTGCAGACCGATCCCGCCCTGCACGGGCGCGCATGGGAACGCAGGGTGATCATTGTGTCCGCGACCACGCTTATGGCGACCTTGCGCACGGTGGGCGCGATGTGGCGGCTTGAAGGGCAAAACCGCAATGCGCAGGAAATCGCGCGTCAGGCCGGCGGCATCTATGACAAGTTCGCGGGCTTCATGGAAAAGATGCAGGACGTCGAAAAATCGATCAAGGCGGCGGGCAATGCCTATGATGCGGCGCTGGAGCGGCTGACCACCGGGCGCGGCAATGTCGCGGCGCGGCTGCAGAAGCTGAAAGCGCTTGGCGCGAAAACCGCCAAATCCATGCCGGACACGTTGCAGGTCGATGACGAGGATGATGACGGCGAAGATCAGGCGCGGCGCAGGATCGATAGCGCGGCCTAG